A stretch of the Anaeromusa acidaminophila DSM 3853 genome encodes the following:
- a CDS encoding cell division protein SepF: MAASLMEKLTNFLMPLEEEEEVAAAAPVRQSKNQPQLTVHEGAARRGEEFSITVVVPRAYENVCSYADFLLQGKGLIVNFSCLTAEEQRSMADFLEGVCAVCEAGSLMVEERLIIYAPQQVEIEKQLFGGYSVPAYGKHA, encoded by the coding sequence ATGGCGGCAAGCTTAATGGAAAAGCTGACCAATTTTTTAATGCCTTTGGAGGAAGAGGAAGAAGTTGCTGCAGCAGCACCTGTGCGGCAAAGCAAAAACCAGCCTCAACTGACCGTGCATGAAGGCGCTGCCAGACGGGGGGAAGAGTTTTCCATTACCGTGGTAGTCCCGCGGGCTTACGAAAATGTTTGTTCCTATGCAGATTTCTTGTTGCAGGGTAAAGGCCTAATTGTTAATTTTTCTTGCTTAACCGCAGAGGAACAGCGTTCTATGGCTGATTTTCTCGAGGGAGTTTGCGCTGTATGCGAGGCGGGTTCTTTGATGGTAGAAGAACGTCTCATTATTTATGCACCGCAGCAAGTAGAGATTGAAAAGCAGCTTTTTGGCGGATATTCCGTTCCTGCTTATGGCAAACACGCTTAA
- a CDS encoding RidA family protein, producing the protein MKQVVFTSQAPAAIGPYSQAIRAGEWLFLSGQIPVDPATGEVAGTDVRTQARQVLKNIQAVLAEAGTTVQAVVKTTVFLKDLQDFQAFNEEYAKVFASEAPARSCVEVARLPKDVLVEIEAVVIIKP; encoded by the coding sequence ATGAAACAAGTTGTATTTACTTCACAAGCCCCCGCGGCGATTGGACCCTACTCTCAGGCAATTCGCGCAGGAGAATGGCTTTTCTTATCTGGACAGATTCCTGTGGACCCGGCAACCGGCGAAGTTGCAGGCACTGATGTGCGCACGCAGGCTCGCCAAGTTTTGAAGAATATACAAGCTGTTTTGGCGGAGGCAGGCACTACGGTACAGGCGGTTGTCAAGACGACGGTATTTTTAAAGGACCTTCAGGACTTTCAAGCTTTTAATGAGGAGTATGCTAAAGTATTTGCCAGCGAAGCTCCTGCGCGGTCCTGCGTAGAAGTGGCGCGATTGCCGAAAGACGTGCTGGTAGAAATTGAAGCGGTTGTTATTATTAAGCCATGA
- the ilvA gene encoding threonine ammonia-lyase, which produces MKPELTLPEVYTAARRLKGVIHRTLLDHSHTFSSITGCETYLKLENLQKTGSFKIRGAYNKIQTLTPEERACGVIAASAGNHAQGVAYAAAQAGIPSVIVMPEHAPLAKVVATKGYGAEVVLAGATYDESYEHACRLQRERGLVFVHAFNDPYVMAGQGTIGLEILEDLQDLEAIVVPVGGGGLIAGIALAVKQVAPHVKVYGVQAAGAPAMHLSKKAGCYQTTECAVTIADGIAVKQPGNLTYDIVQKYVDDVVVVEDEEIAETILLLLERSKLMVEGAGATSLAALLFQKLSCKGKVAAVLSGGNIDVNFISQIIEHGLVKSGRRVKILTRIADRPGELSRLLDRIAQLHGNVMQVFHDRAERCLPLGQAVVEISLETRDEAHCQSILEELTARGYAVERD; this is translated from the coding sequence ATGAAGCCGGAATTGACGCTTCCGGAAGTTTATACGGCGGCTAGACGCCTTAAAGGCGTCATTCACCGAACTTTATTGGATCATAGCCATACTTTCAGTTCCATCACAGGTTGTGAAACCTATTTGAAGCTGGAAAATCTCCAGAAAACAGGCTCCTTTAAGATCCGGGGCGCTTATAATAAAATTCAGACTCTCACGCCGGAGGAGCGAGCCTGCGGTGTAATTGCGGCGTCTGCTGGCAATCATGCGCAAGGGGTGGCCTATGCGGCGGCGCAGGCTGGCATTCCGTCTGTCATTGTTATGCCGGAGCATGCGCCTTTGGCGAAAGTGGTAGCTACTAAAGGCTATGGTGCAGAAGTTGTCTTGGCTGGAGCAACTTATGACGAATCTTATGAACATGCCTGCCGCCTGCAGCGCGAGCGGGGGCTGGTCTTTGTACATGCCTTCAATGACCCCTATGTCATGGCGGGACAAGGTACGATCGGTTTGGAAATTCTGGAAGATTTGCAGGATCTCGAGGCCATTGTGGTGCCTGTGGGCGGCGGCGGTCTGATTGCCGGCATCGCTCTGGCGGTTAAACAAGTGGCGCCTCATGTTAAAGTGTATGGCGTCCAAGCTGCAGGAGCGCCGGCTATGCATTTATCGAAAAAAGCCGGCTGCTATCAGACTACAGAATGCGCTGTAACGATTGCGGACGGCATTGCCGTGAAGCAGCCAGGCAATTTGACGTATGATATTGTCCAAAAGTACGTGGACGATGTAGTCGTAGTAGAAGATGAAGAGATTGCAGAAACGATCTTATTGCTCTTGGAACGCTCCAAATTGATGGTAGAAGGCGCTGGCGCTACTTCGTTAGCCGCGCTGCTGTTCCAGAAACTCTCCTGCAAAGGTAAAGTTGCCGCGGTTCTTTCGGGCGGCAATATTGACGTGAATTTCATTTCCCAGATTATCGAGCATGGTCTCGTCAAGTCGGGGCGGCGAGTGAAAATTCTGACCCGTATTGCGGATCGTCCCGGAGAACTAAGTCGTTTGCTGGACCGCATTGCGCAGCTCCACGGCAATGTTATGCAGGTCTTTCATGACCGCGCTGAGCGCTGCCTGCCGTTAGGACAGGCGGTGGTGGAAATCAGTCTGGAGACGCGGGATGAGGCTCATTGCCAAAGTATTTTGGAAGAGTTGACAGCACGGGGTTATGCGGTAGAGCGGGATTAA
- a CDS encoding mandelate racemase/muconate lactonizing enzyme family protein, protein MKIQQIRLGKVRIPLKKPFKTALREVFFAEDIIVQVVADTGEVGFGNAPPTLVITGDGQQSVAAAIREVLAPKLVGMDVDNLEGIMTTIQGALHQNYSAKAAMDIAIHDLFCKRYGMPLHRFLGGYRQSLQTDLTISVNAPEEMVEDSLAAVAAGYRELKIKVGTDAALDLKRVQAIRQAVGNEIRLRLDANQGWKAKEAVRTIRSFEDKGLDIELIEQPVAAHDFAGLKYVTENVETNIMADEAAFGPVEVFQLLSMRACDLISIKLMKAGGIYNAVKILNLAETMGVECMMSCMLESNVGITAAASLAAARKNITRADLDAAVLLAEEPVAGGVSYAGNQILLSEVPGLGITEVVGWEEI, encoded by the coding sequence TTGAAAATTCAACAGATTCGCTTGGGGAAAGTGCGTATTCCTTTAAAAAAGCCTTTTAAAACCGCCCTGCGAGAAGTTTTTTTTGCCGAGGATATTATTGTGCAGGTCGTGGCGGATACTGGCGAAGTTGGCTTTGGCAATGCCCCGCCTACGCTGGTAATCACTGGCGACGGCCAGCAGTCGGTTGCGGCGGCGATACGAGAGGTATTAGCTCCTAAGCTGGTGGGGATGGATGTGGACAATCTTGAAGGAATTATGACGACCATTCAAGGGGCGCTGCATCAAAATTATTCGGCGAAAGCCGCTATGGATATTGCAATCCATGATTTGTTTTGCAAACGCTATGGCATGCCGTTGCATCGCTTTCTGGGCGGTTATCGTCAAAGTCTGCAGACGGACCTGACTATCAGCGTTAATGCGCCGGAAGAAATGGTGGAAGACTCTTTGGCTGCTGTCGCGGCAGGATACCGGGAACTGAAAATCAAGGTAGGCACCGATGCGGCCTTGGATTTGAAGCGCGTCCAAGCCATCCGCCAGGCCGTAGGGAATGAGATTCGCCTGCGTTTAGATGCAAATCAAGGGTGGAAAGCGAAAGAAGCGGTGCGAACCATTCGGAGTTTTGAAGATAAAGGGCTTGATATTGAACTAATCGAACAGCCGGTGGCGGCGCATGACTTTGCTGGACTCAAATATGTTACTGAGAATGTGGAAACTAATATTATGGCGGATGAAGCGGCTTTTGGTCCGGTAGAGGTGTTTCAGCTCTTGTCTATGCGAGCATGCGATCTGATCAGCATTAAGCTGATGAAAGCCGGCGGTATTTATAATGCCGTAAAAATTCTTAATTTAGCCGAAACCATGGGCGTAGAGTGCATGATGAGCTGCATGCTGGAAAGCAATGTAGGCATTACTGCTGCGGCCAGCCTGGCTGCTGCCAGAAAGAACATTACTAGAGCCGATTTGGATGCGGCGGTGCTGCTGGCGGAAGAACCGGTAGCGGGCGGCGTTTCTTACGCCGGCAATCAAATTCTGCTCTCAGAAGTACCCGGACTGGGTATCACGGAAGTAGTTGGCTGGGAAGAGATTTAA
- a CDS encoding RsiV family protein — protein MKQACFAFLLLACLSVFPTAKADAFFQVVPQAFAETPKGSAFIPQLQRTQRPKLEFQINQLLLLEVQKDWEKYQLEIHRMTADGQLPLEYNQRNHFFSEYYVAYNGADVLSLTQKSYAIFDASPDLVKFHTMTLRYQKGQVLELKDLFIPQAAYRDRLEQWIRDDINRRSGSHWDFRGITNQKAFYLTPEGLVLYYEPCEISPASDGILRFVVPFDALKDILVPELALDN, from the coding sequence ATGAAACAAGCCTGCTTTGCGTTTTTACTGCTTGCCTGTCTAAGCGTATTTCCTACAGCCAAGGCCGACGCTTTCTTTCAAGTTGTCCCTCAAGCGTTTGCCGAAACCCCAAAAGGCAGCGCCTTCATCCCGCAGCTGCAGCGAACCCAGCGGCCTAAGCTGGAATTTCAAATCAACCAATTGCTGCTGCTAGAAGTGCAAAAAGACTGGGAAAAATATCAGTTGGAAATCCACCGTATGACCGCAGACGGCCAGCTTCCTTTGGAATACAACCAGCGCAACCATTTTTTCTCGGAATACTATGTAGCCTATAATGGCGCAGACGTACTTAGCCTCACCCAAAAAAGCTACGCAATTTTTGACGCTTCTCCTGATTTGGTTAAATTTCATACTATGACCTTGCGTTATCAAAAAGGGCAGGTTCTAGAATTAAAGGATTTATTTATTCCCCAAGCCGCCTATCGCGACCGCCTCGAGCAATGGATTCGGGACGACATTAACCGCCGCAGCGGCTCTCACTGGGACTTCCGAGGAATAACCAATCAAAAGGCTTTCTACTTGACCCCCGAAGGGCTTGTGCTTTACTACGAACCTTGTGAAATTAGTCCTGCCAGCGATGGCATCCTGCGTTTTGTCGTCCCCTTTGACGCCCTCAAGGACATATTGGTGCCCGAACTGGCTTTGGACAATTAA
- a CDS encoding aspartate aminotransferase family protein: MSQFIGPEEILRKKKEYMIPCVYHFFQEPMQLVRGSMQHLYDQNGKEYLDCFAGVSVVNCGHCNPEITKEICKQVETLQHTCTIYLTEPIVNLAESLAQVTPGELQKTFFCSSGTEANEGAALLATLHTNRHEFIALRQGLHGRTKLTMSLTGIGMWRTDPAPVGGIHFAPNAYCYRCPLGKRHPECNLACADEIENVIKFSTSGQVAAFFAEPIQGNGGIITPPAGYFQRVKEILDHYGILLVIDEVQTGFGRTGKWFACEHYGITPDIMTMAKALGNGTPVGAFTATAAVADSYTRPGASTLGGNPVTATASLATLRYLKEHNLPERAAKLGAYLKKGLQELQQRHPAIGDVRGLGLMLGAEIVLPDGSAASDWVDAILEDLKNKGFLIGKNGPGRNVLAFQPPLVIEESDLARLLDALDDSLTKICR; this comes from the coding sequence ATGAGTCAGTTTATCGGTCCAGAGGAAATTCTTCGCAAAAAGAAAGAATATATGATTCCCTGTGTCTACCATTTTTTCCAGGAGCCCATGCAGCTGGTACGCGGCAGTATGCAGCATCTTTACGACCAGAACGGCAAAGAGTATTTGGACTGTTTTGCCGGAGTGTCTGTCGTTAACTGCGGCCACTGCAATCCGGAAATCACCAAAGAAATCTGCAAGCAGGTGGAAACGCTCCAACATACCTGCACTATTTATCTTACCGAGCCCATTGTCAATTTAGCAGAATCCTTAGCGCAAGTAACGCCTGGGGAACTGCAAAAAACATTCTTTTGCTCCTCCGGCACCGAAGCCAATGAAGGCGCCGCTTTGCTGGCAACCTTACATACAAACCGCCATGAATTCATCGCGCTGCGGCAAGGCCTGCATGGACGCACGAAACTGACTATGAGTCTCACAGGCATCGGCATGTGGCGCACCGATCCGGCTCCTGTAGGCGGCATCCACTTTGCGCCTAACGCGTATTGCTATCGCTGTCCTCTGGGCAAGCGCCATCCGGAATGCAATCTGGCCTGCGCCGACGAAATAGAAAATGTTATCAAGTTTTCTACCTCCGGACAAGTCGCCGCTTTTTTTGCCGAACCCATCCAGGGCAACGGCGGCATCATCACGCCGCCTGCCGGTTATTTCCAGCGCGTTAAGGAAATCCTGGATCATTACGGCATTCTTCTGGTCATTGATGAAGTACAGACCGGCTTTGGCCGTACCGGCAAATGGTTTGCCTGCGAGCACTATGGCATTACCCCGGATATCATGACCATGGCTAAAGCCCTCGGCAACGGTACCCCGGTGGGAGCGTTCACTGCTACCGCTGCTGTCGCCGACAGCTACACCCGCCCCGGTGCCTCTACACTGGGCGGCAACCCAGTGACCGCCACCGCCTCCTTGGCTACTTTACGCTATCTCAAGGAGCATAATCTGCCCGAACGCGCCGCCAAACTTGGGGCTTACCTAAAAAAAGGACTGCAGGAACTGCAACAGCGCCATCCAGCTATCGGCGACGTACGCGGCCTAGGCTTAATGCTCGGCGCAGAAATTGTCCTACCAGACGGCTCTGCCGCCAGCGACTGGGTAGATGCTATTTTAGAAGACCTCAAAAACAAAGGCTTCTTGATCGGCAAAAATGGCCCGGGCCGTAATGTACTGGCCTTCCAGCCTCCTCTGGTTATTGAGGAAAGCGACCTCGCCCGGCTCCTTGACGCCCTGGACGACTCTCTTACAAAGATCTGCCGCTAA
- a CDS encoding peptidase U32 family protein produces MELTRQSVEILAPVGNWDVLEAAIGAGADAVYLGGKRFNMRMHRTDTNFDDEKLARAIAYAHERNVKLYVTVNNLISDREMPGMRQYLELLQKLQPDALIVQDLSILQLAKETGFTVPLHASVMMNTHNEHAVRQLQAYGLTRVVTNREMTLDQLRLLKERTGIEIEYFIHGDMCIAQSGQCIHSGVLFGQSSNRGRCLKPCRWPYQLVDAKTGDVLESGEQGPYKLALKDMCLYNHLPELIQAGVCSFKIEGRMRTADFVSNIVRLYSSAIDRYFDDPTGYYLTEKEWQEMQENRSRDLSTCYSFGNPGAAAIGYTGEREPRFFSQAVVEPGLDTPIALPKQPNAADFPHNPKLSVRVADRAAAAEALENGANTLYVGGESFLPHRPWTKENLKALAQEAHAANAKVVVAAPRITLERECSEWSHLFKHAAGLGLDGLMVSSIGMLRLAKEHAVLPIYGDLSLNLFNGVTAKWLQDNGLRQGTVSAEATCEQIWDLCQHTPLPLEMIVHGPLEAMIMDHHLPEAILGLEKANADRSYGLLDTAGQIHPIAIDQYERNHVLFAKDLCLLPFLSALTSVGSYRIEGQHYAPALVGKITKAYRKELDELAAKKEAYAFSADALTALSEASPRPLGIGAFRYRISR; encoded by the coding sequence ATGGAACTGACTCGTCAAAGCGTGGAAATTCTTGCCCCTGTCGGCAACTGGGATGTACTGGAAGCCGCCATCGGCGCCGGTGCGGATGCTGTATATCTCGGAGGCAAACGCTTTAATATGCGTATGCACCGCACTGACACCAATTTCGATGATGAAAAACTGGCTCGAGCCATTGCCTACGCCCACGAACGCAATGTCAAGCTGTATGTAACCGTAAACAATTTGATCAGTGACCGGGAAATGCCAGGCATGCGCCAATACTTGGAACTATTGCAAAAGCTGCAGCCTGACGCCCTGATCGTACAGGACCTGTCCATTCTGCAGTTGGCCAAGGAAACCGGCTTTACGGTTCCCTTGCATGCCTCGGTCATGATGAACACCCATAACGAGCATGCCGTGCGGCAATTGCAAGCTTACGGCCTGACCCGCGTTGTTACCAACCGGGAAATGACGCTGGATCAGCTGCGTCTTCTTAAAGAACGCACAGGCATTGAAATTGAGTACTTCATTCACGGCGACATGTGCATCGCCCAAAGCGGTCAATGCATTCACTCCGGCGTACTCTTCGGACAAAGTTCCAACCGCGGCCGCTGCCTCAAGCCCTGCCGCTGGCCGTATCAGTTGGTTGACGCCAAAACCGGCGACGTCTTGGAGTCCGGCGAGCAGGGACCCTACAAGCTGGCTTTAAAAGACATGTGCCTGTATAATCACCTGCCGGAACTCATTCAAGCCGGCGTATGCTCCTTTAAGATCGAAGGACGCATGCGCACCGCCGACTTTGTGAGCAACATTGTCCGACTCTACAGCAGCGCCATTGATCGTTATTTTGACGATCCCACCGGCTATTACTTAACCGAAAAAGAGTGGCAGGAGATGCAGGAAAACCGTTCCCGCGATCTTTCCACCTGCTATTCCTTCGGCAATCCCGGCGCCGCCGCCATCGGCTACACAGGCGAACGAGAGCCGCGGTTTTTCAGTCAAGCCGTTGTAGAGCCCGGTCTCGATACGCCAATCGCTTTGCCGAAGCAGCCAAACGCCGCCGATTTCCCTCATAATCCAAAGTTGTCCGTACGCGTAGCGGACCGCGCCGCTGCGGCAGAAGCTTTGGAAAACGGCGCCAATACCTTGTATGTAGGCGGCGAAAGCTTTCTGCCCCACCGTCCTTGGACGAAAGAAAATTTAAAAGCCCTGGCCCAAGAAGCGCATGCGGCAAACGCTAAAGTGGTTGTTGCAGCCCCCCGTATTACCTTGGAACGAGAGTGCAGCGAATGGTCTCATTTGTTCAAACATGCCGCTGGGTTGGGCCTTGACGGCCTGATGGTCAGCAGCATCGGCATGCTTCGTCTAGCAAAGGAACATGCCGTCTTGCCGATCTATGGCGATCTTTCTTTGAATCTGTTTAACGGCGTTACCGCCAAGTGGCTGCAAGACAACGGCCTACGCCAAGGAACCGTCTCCGCAGAAGCAACCTGCGAACAGATTTGGGATCTTTGCCAACACACCCCCTTGCCGCTGGAAATGATTGTCCACGGACCGTTAGAAGCCATGATCATGGACCACCATTTGCCGGAAGCTATCCTTGGCTTGGAAAAAGCGAACGCTGACCGTTCCTACGGACTGCTGGACACCGCCGGGCAGATTCACCCCATTGCCATCGATCAGTATGAGCGCAATCATGTTCTCTTCGCTAAAGATCTTTGCCTGCTGCCCTTCCTATCCGCGTTGACCTCTGTCGGCAGCTATCGTATTGAAGGCCAGCATTACGCTCCAGCTTTGGTGGGGAAAATCACCAAAGCTTACCGCAAAGAACTTGACGAACTGGCTGCAAAAAAAGAAGCGTATGCGTTCTCTGCTGACGCTTTAACCGCCTTAAGCGAAGCCAGCCCACGCCCCTTGGGCATTGGCGCTTTCCGTTACCGTATTTCTCGTTAA
- a CDS encoding ABC transporter substrate-binding protein: protein MIRIGILQLTQMLDDAVEGFQEGLQALNVKAEFIYRNADGQPSRLPQLAAELAAADVSLIFACTTPSALAAIALPAAIPVVYTPVFDPVGAGLAASLEQPGGNATGVSGMVSAAEKITFLRRLLPNLSRLGILFHTQDTNAQLEMKHFRQAASAAGLCCVEIPLEKAEDISSLPQLLPEGLDAVFLPIGKALEDNFASIVYYTDALSLPIVASHAPNVPAGALGALVADHRQLGKACAAKAAAILNGTPAGSIAVDIVKEPHILLNSFAAMNLGLELAADLQAEAREIFE, encoded by the coding sequence ATGATCCGTATTGGAATTTTACAACTAACCCAGATGCTTGATGATGCCGTAGAAGGCTTTCAAGAAGGACTCCAGGCCTTGAACGTAAAGGCGGAATTTATTTATCGCAATGCTGACGGCCAGCCCTCCCGGCTGCCGCAGTTAGCGGCGGAACTGGCGGCAGCCGATGTAAGCTTAATCTTCGCCTGCACCACTCCGTCCGCCTTGGCGGCGATCGCATTGCCTGCGGCTATACCTGTCGTCTACACGCCTGTATTTGATCCGGTCGGCGCTGGCCTAGCCGCCTCTCTCGAGCAACCAGGCGGCAACGCCACCGGTGTTTCCGGTATGGTTTCCGCTGCAGAAAAAATTACTTTTTTGCGCCGTTTGCTGCCCAACCTGTCTCGCTTGGGTATTTTATTTCACACCCAGGATACCAACGCCCAATTAGAAATGAAGCATTTCCGCCAGGCGGCGTCCGCTGCAGGCCTGTGTTGCGTAGAAATTCCCCTGGAAAAAGCCGAAGATATCTCTTCCTTGCCGCAGCTGCTGCCGGAAGGTTTGGACGCGGTCTTTTTGCCCATCGGCAAGGCCCTTGAGGATAATTTCGCCTCCATTGTCTACTATACAGATGCGTTATCCTTGCCGATTGTTGCTTCCCATGCTCCCAACGTCCCTGCCGGCGCTTTAGGCGCGCTTGTTGCGGACCACCGCCAATTAGGCAAAGCCTGCGCTGCCAAAGCCGCTGCCATTCTTAACGGAACCCCGGCCGGCAGCATTGCGGTAGACATCGTAAAAGAACCTCATATTTTGCTAAATTCCTTTGCCGCCATGAATCTCGGCTTGGAGCTCGCAGCCGACCTGCAGGCAGAAGCGCGGGAGATTTTTGAATAA
- a CDS encoding heavy metal translocating P-type ATPase, which yields MSAEQQTTLKISGMSCAACAKRIEKGLSRLDGVTQAQVNFATEAASVTYDTAKVLEPQLAEKVAALGFQVILEKADFKISGMTCVNCAARIEKMLAKVPGVHSVQVNFASEKASIQYNTSVLVAYDLQEKIRRLGYEATLVTERASLDQEKQLRQKELRTQKQRLLFAAALSLPLLLGMIFHTLQWEAAHWLMNPYVQLLLATPVQFGAGWAFYRGAYHALRSGSANMDVLVVLGTSSAYFYSLANMLQAQPQLYFETSAVLITLIILGKFLEATAKGRTSEALKALMGLQAKTAHRLSQGEEADVPVEAVLPGDVLRVRPGEKVPVDGVVLEGASALNESMLTGESLPVDKKAGDTVIGGTLNTFGAFTFQATKIGKDTMLAQIMRIVEEAQGSKAPIQRFADKVSAYFVPAVLLLALATFLVWYLLVVPGDFATALTHFTAVLVIACPCALGLATPTSIMVGTGIGAERGILIRNAEHLETAHRLTAIVLDKTGTLTKGLPEVTDILPVAGVTPQELLLLAAQGESSSEHPLAQAIVRHARAQRLPVLSPAAFRAIPGFGIEAVTVEGKQLFLGTRQWLLTQQVDAASLEEAMHELEAQGKTVILAAQENQLLGLIALADTLKEHSAATVAALQDIGLEVWMLSGDNTRTANHVASSLGIKHVLAEVLPENKAAEVAKLQQQGHVVGMVGDGINDAPALARADIGFAIGTGTDVAMEAADITLISGDLQGVIQAIRLSRATLRNIKQNLFWALFYNSICIPAAAAGFLSPIMAGAAMSFSSISVVLNALRLKKSKW from the coding sequence ATGTCTGCTGAACAGCAAACGACCTTGAAAATTTCCGGCATGTCCTGCGCCGCCTGCGCCAAGCGCATTGAAAAAGGGCTCTCCCGCCTGGACGGCGTCACCCAGGCGCAAGTCAATTTCGCCACCGAAGCCGCCAGTGTCACCTATGACACCGCCAAAGTCCTTGAACCTCAATTAGCGGAAAAAGTGGCAGCCCTAGGCTTCCAGGTAATTCTGGAAAAGGCGGATTTTAAGATATCCGGCATGACCTGCGTCAACTGCGCCGCCCGCATTGAAAAAATGCTGGCCAAAGTTCCCGGCGTTCACTCTGTCCAGGTTAATTTCGCCTCGGAAAAAGCCAGCATTCAATATAATACCAGCGTTCTTGTCGCGTACGACCTGCAGGAAAAAATACGGCGCCTTGGCTATGAAGCAACCCTTGTCACCGAAAGAGCGTCCTTAGATCAAGAAAAGCAGCTGCGTCAAAAGGAGCTGCGCACTCAGAAACAGCGTCTGCTTTTTGCAGCAGCCTTATCACTGCCGTTGCTGCTGGGCATGATTTTTCATACCCTGCAATGGGAAGCGGCTCATTGGCTAATGAACCCGTATGTGCAGCTGTTATTGGCTACGCCAGTGCAATTCGGCGCCGGCTGGGCTTTTTACCGCGGCGCTTATCACGCCCTGCGCAGCGGCAGCGCTAACATGGACGTTTTAGTCGTTTTAGGCACCTCCTCCGCCTATTTCTACAGCCTCGCCAATATGCTGCAAGCTCAGCCGCAGCTATATTTCGAGACCTCCGCCGTCTTGATTACCCTCATTATTTTGGGTAAGTTCCTAGAAGCCACCGCGAAAGGACGCACATCGGAAGCCTTAAAAGCGCTGATGGGCCTCCAGGCCAAAACAGCCCATCGCTTGTCGCAAGGAGAAGAAGCCGATGTGCCGGTGGAAGCCGTCCTTCCTGGCGACGTTCTGCGGGTACGTCCCGGTGAAAAAGTGCCTGTAGACGGCGTGGTCTTAGAAGGCGCCTCGGCCTTAAATGAGTCCATGCTGACCGGCGAAAGCCTGCCTGTTGATAAAAAGGCAGGCGACACGGTTATCGGCGGCACCTTAAACACTTTTGGCGCATTTACCTTCCAAGCCACTAAAATTGGTAAGGACACCATGCTGGCGCAAATTATGCGCATTGTCGAAGAAGCGCAAGGCTCCAAAGCGCCGATACAGCGTTTTGCCGACAAGGTGTCCGCCTATTTTGTTCCGGCTGTGTTATTGCTGGCGCTGGCTACCTTTCTAGTCTGGTACCTGCTAGTGGTTCCAGGCGACTTTGCCACCGCCTTAACCCACTTTACAGCGGTCCTGGTTATCGCCTGCCCTTGCGCGTTAGGTCTGGCCACGCCTACGTCCATCATGGTCGGCACAGGCATTGGCGCCGAGCGAGGAATTTTAATCCGCAACGCCGAGCACCTGGAAACAGCCCACCGCCTTACGGCCATTGTCCTCGATAAAACCGGCACCCTGACCAAAGGGCTGCCGGAAGTAACTGATATTTTGCCGGTTGCCGGCGTAACGCCCCAGGAATTGCTGCTCCTTGCCGCGCAAGGAGAAAGCAGCTCTGAGCATCCCTTGGCGCAGGCCATCGTCCGGCACGCCCGCGCCCAAAGGCTGCCGGTGCTGTCTCCGGCAGCCTTTCGGGCCATTCCCGGTTTTGGCATTGAAGCTGTCACCGTTGAAGGCAAACAGCTTTTTCTAGGCACGCGTCAATGGCTTCTTACGCAGCAAGTCGATGCCGCTTCGCTGGAGGAAGCTATGCACGAACTAGAAGCTCAGGGAAAAACCGTAATCTTAGCCGCCCAGGAAAATCAGCTTCTGGGACTCATCGCGCTGGCGGATACGCTAAAAGAACATTCCGCCGCTACCGTCGCCGCTCTACAGGACATAGGCCTTGAAGTCTGGATGCTCAGCGGCGATAATACCCGCACCGCCAACCATGTCGCCTCCTCCCTCGGCATCAAGCATGTCCTGGCGGAGGTTCTGCCTGAAAACAAAGCGGCTGAAGTAGCTAAACTGCAGCAGCAAGGGCATGTCGTCGGCATGGTAGGAGACGGCATTAATGATGCTCCGGCCCTGGCCCGCGCCGACATTGGCTTTGCCATCGGCACCGGTACGGACGTAGCCATGGAAGCGGCGGACATTACCCTGATCAGCGGCGATTTGCAAGGCGTCATCCAAGCCATACGTCTCAGCCGCGCTACCTTGCGTAACATTAAGCAAAATCTTTTTTGGGCGCTCTTCTACAACTCCATTTGCATTCCTGCCGCCGCTGCCGGCTTTTTGTCTCCTATTATGGCCGGAGCCGCCATGTCTTTTAGCTCCATTTCCGTAGTATTGAACGCGCTGCGCCTCAAAAAAAGCAAGTGGTAA
- a CDS encoding metal-sensitive transcriptional regulator yields the protein MLNEKEKKNLQQRLKKVSGQINGIDKMIDDGRYCVDILQQILAARAALNQVALLILESHTKSCVVNAIKADHADESIAELMTVLKQFNR from the coding sequence ATGCTGAATGAAAAGGAAAAGAAAAATCTCCAGCAACGTTTAAAAAAAGTCTCCGGTCAAATTAACGGCATCGATAAAATGATCGACGACGGCCGCTACTGCGTAGATATTTTGCAGCAAATTCTCGCCGCTCGGGCGGCGCTAAACCAAGTCGCCCTGCTTATTTTGGAAAGCCATACCAAAAGTTGCGTGGTCAACGCCATCAAAGCGGATCACGCCGACGAAAGCATTGCCGAACTCATGACCGTTCTCAAACAGTTTAATCGCTAA